A part of Hirundo rustica isolate bHirRus1 unplaced genomic scaffold, bHirRus1.pri.v3 scaffold_86_arrow_ctg1, whole genome shotgun sequence genomic DNA contains:
- the LOC120748197 gene encoding olfactory receptor 14J1-like — protein sequence MFNSSSISHFLLLALADTRQLQLLHFCLFLGISLAALLANGLIISAIACGHLLHTPMFFFLLNLALTDLGSICTTVPKAMHNSLWDTRHISYTGCAAQVFLIFFFLGAEFYLLTIMCYDRYVSICKPLHYGTLLSSRACAHMAAAAWASAFLNALMHTANTFSLPLCHGNALGQFFCEVPQILKLSCSKSHLGEVGLLAVSSCIGLGCFVFIVFSYVQIFRAVLRIPSEQGRHKAFSTCLPHLAVLSLFLSTAVFAYLKPPSISSPSLDLALSVLYSVVPPALNPLIYSLRNQELKAAVWRLMIGCFLEH from the coding sequence ATGttcaacagcagctccatcagccacttcctcctgctggcattggcagacacgcggcagctgcagctcctgcacttctgcctcttcctgggcatctccctggctgccctcctggccaacggcctcatcatcagcgccaTAGCCTGtggccacctcctgcacacgcccatgttcttcttcctgctcaacctggccctcactgacctgggctccatctgcaccactgtccccaaagccatgcacaattccctctgggacaccaggcaCATCTCCTACACCGGATGTGCTGCACaggtttttctgattttcttcttccttggaGCTGAGTTTTATCTCCTGACCATCATGTGCTATGACCGCTatgtgtccatctgcaaacccctgcactatGGGAccctcctgagcagcagagcttgtgcccacatggcagcagctgcctgggccagtgcctttctcaaTGCTCTCATGCACACggccaatacattttccctacccctgtgccatggcaatGCCCTGGGCCAATTCTTCTGTGAAGTCCCACAGAtcctcaagctctcctgctcaAAATCCCACCTTGGGGAAGTGGGACTTCTTGCTGTAAGTTCCTGTATAGGACTTggctgttttgtgttcattgttttctcctatgtgcagatcttcagggctgtgctgaggatcccctctgagcagggacggcacaaagccttttccacctgcctccctcattTGGCAGtgctctccctgttcctcagcactgcagtgtttgcctacctgaagcccccctccatctcctctccatccctggatctggccctgtcagttctgtactcagtggtgcctccagctctgaaccccctcatctacagcctgaggaaccaggagctcaaggctgcgGTGTGGAGACTGATGATTGGATGTTTTCTGGAACATTAA
- the LOC120748191 gene encoding serine/threonine-protein kinase pim-1-like produces the protein MFPESGPEAHGGTEEPLRLPGAPDLGPLLASGHMLPRAPWTCPAAAAPAWQQAQELQELMLLHWARKGTCVPLYTRMWQALWKELEKLRLSETRLPTEGAEPVDRSPSSLGLTDFNSMGTTLTLNMARESPEVQMGAQPDAGEPSQEQLAQQQASGSQQLSFHSSQDAVLAVPAVPAGNSLSPVVEMILETPRRILHLQEAAPQQPWTTSKASRGAGEISSGAVVSSLGGVPGRKADASVLAAGQKKELQDLYQRGRQLGSGGFGTVFSGIRLSDGSPVAIKHVARESVLQWVELPDGTHVPMEIVLMEKVRSGCYNIIQLLDWFEQPDGFALVMERPEQSQDLLEFLLERDVLCEEMARWIFCQVLEAVRHCTACGVLHRDIKLENLLVEPESGDVKLIDFGCGTFLQEQAYTQFAGTRVYSPPEWICLGYYHGHAATVWSLGVLLYVMVCGSLPFQEDRDIVWQQLFFTRQLSPECHHLICWCLSKHPAQRPQLEQILLHPWVWGKRFGCLA, from the exons ATGTTCCCAGAGTCTGGCCCAGAGGCTCACGGAGGAACCGAGGAGCCCCTGCGGCTCCCAGGCGCTCCAGACCTCGGGCCTCTCCTCGCAAGCGGCCACATGCTCCCACGAGCCCCCTGgacttgtcctgctgctgccgccccTGCGTGGCAGCaggcccaggagctgcaggaactgaTGCTGCTGCACTGGGCTCGCAAAGGGACATGTGTGCCGCTCTACACCAGGATGTGGCAGGCCTTGTGGAAAGAACTGGAGAAGCTG AGGCTCAGCGAGACCCGTCTGCCTACAGAAGGTGCAGAGCCCGTGGACAGGTCTCCCAGCTCCCTTGGACTCACGGACTTCAACAGCATGGGCACAACCCTGACCCTCAACATGGCCAGGGAGAGCCCCGAAGTCCAAATGGGAGCCCAGCCTGATGCAGGGGAGCCTTCTCAGGAGCAGCTGGCGCAGCAGCAAGCGTCCGGGAGCCAGCAGCTGTCATTCCACAGCTCCCAGGacgctgtgctggctgtgccgGCTGTGCCAGCAGGCAACAGCCTGAGCCCGGTGGTGGAGATGATCCTTGAGACACCAAGGAGGATCCTCCACCTCCAGGAAGCTGCCCCACAACAGCCCTGGACTACCTCCAAGGCCTCTCGAGGAGCAGGTGAGATCTCCTCAGGAGCTGTC GTTTCTTCCCTTGGGGGGGTTCCTGGGCGCAAGGCTGATGCCTCGGTCCTGGCTGCAGGGCaaaagaaggagctgcaggacctgTACCAGCGGGGCCGGCAGCTGGGGAGCGGCGGCTTTGGCACCGTTTTCTCGGGCATCCGCCTCTCGGACGGGAGCCCG GTGGCCATCAAACACGTGGCCCGGGAGAGTGTCCTGCAGTGGGTCGAGCTG CCTGACGGCACCCATGTTCCGATGGAGATCGTGCTCATGGAGAAGGTGCGCTCCGGCTGCTACAACATCATCCAGCTCCTCGACTGGTTCGAGCAGCCTGACGGCTTTGCTCTGGTGATGGAGCGTCCGGAGCAGTCGCAGGatctcctggaattcctgctggagcGGGACGTCCTGTGCGAGGAGATGGCACGCTGGATTTTCTGCCAGGTGCTGGAGGCCGTGCGGCACTGCACCGCCTGCGGCGTCCTGCACCGGGACATCAAGCTGGAGAACCTCCTCGTGGAGCCGGAGAGTGGCGACGTGAAGCTCATCGACTTTGGTTGCGGCAccttcctccaggagcaggccTACACGCAATTTGCCG GAACACGCGTGTACAGCCCACCCGAGTGGATCTGCCTTGGCTACTACCACGGCCATGCAGCCACCGTCTGGTCCCTGGGCGTGCTGCTGTACGTCATGGTGTGCGGGAGCCTCCCCTTCCAGGAGGACCGTGACATcgtgtggcagcagctcttcttcACGCGGCAGCTCTCTCCAG AGTGCCATCATCTCATCTGCTGGTGCTTGTCCAAGCACCCTGCGCAAAggccacagctggagcagatCTTGCTGCACCCTTGGGTGTGGGGCAAGCGTTTTGGATGCCTTGCCTGa